From the genome of Impatiens glandulifera chromosome 9, dImpGla2.1, whole genome shotgun sequence, one region includes:
- the LOC124914746 gene encoding probable WRKY transcription factor 65 isoform X2: MDGKIVSNNYPFGNNRHENDHSPENSDDSPDHFTADTKFSASTSSPKRRRAIQKRVVSVPIKDGEGSRFKGESSPPSDSWAWRKYGQKPIKGSPYPRGYYRCSSSKGCPARKQVERSRLDPTMLVITYSCEHNHSAPTTNRNSHHNSSISPVIPVAAVVAPPPPAAVAVTAASTASNNSESEISNVFVSELDTGLVESEGFRWFSDLEATSSAGMLESPMILSAADGDMDMAAMMYSMRGGEDDSLFADLGELPECSVVFRRGTIEKEEERRRISVAPWCGTSG, encoded by the exons ATGGACGGCAAGATCGTTTCTAACAACTACCCTTTTGGAAACAACCGACATGAAAATGATCACTCGCCGGAAAACAGCGACGACTCCCCTGATCACTTCACCGCCGATACTAAGTTCTCTGCTTCCACTTCCTCCCCCAAAAGGAG GCGAGCAATACAAAAAAGGGTTGTGTCAGTTCCGATCAAGGACGGGGAAGGATCGAGATTTAAAGGGGAGAGCTCACCGCCGTCTGATTCTTGGGCATGGAGGAAGTACGGCCAGAAGCCGATCAAGGGTTCTCCTTATCCAag AGGATATTACAGATGTAGTAGTTCCAAAGGTTGTCCGGCGAGGAAACAGGTGGAAAGGAGCCGTCTTGATCCAACAATGTTAGTCATCACTTATTCTTGTGAACATAATCATTCTGCCCCGACCACAAATAGAAACAGCCACCACAATTCATCAATTTCACCTGTCATCCCCGTCGCCGCCGTCGTCGCACCGCCTCCACCAGCCGCGGTTGCAGTTACAGCCGCCTCAACGGCTTCAAACAATTCGGAAAGCGAGATCTCAAACGTTTTTGTCAGTGAATTAGACACGGGTTTGGTTGAGTCAGAGGGTTTCCGTTGGTTCTCGGATTTGGAGGCGACATCGTCAGCTGGCATGTTGGAAAGTCCGATGATACTGTCGGCGGCGGACGGTGATATGGATATGGCGGCTATGATGTACTCAATGAGGGGAGGAGAAGACGATTCGCTATTTGCTGACCTGGGTGAGCTGCCGGAGTGTTCGGTCGTGTTCAGGAGAGGAACGATAGAGAAGGAAGAGGAGAGGCGGCGGATCAGTGTGGCTCCATGGTGTGGAACAAGCGGATGA
- the LOC124914746 gene encoding probable WRKY transcription factor 65 isoform X1: protein MDGKIVSNNYPFGNNRHENDHSPENSDDSPDHFTADTKFSASTSSPKRSRRAIQKRVVSVPIKDGEGSRFKGESSPPSDSWAWRKYGQKPIKGSPYPRGYYRCSSSKGCPARKQVERSRLDPTMLVITYSCEHNHSAPTTNRNSHHNSSISPVIPVAAVVAPPPPAAVAVTAASTASNNSESEISNVFVSELDTGLVESEGFRWFSDLEATSSAGMLESPMILSAADGDMDMAAMMYSMRGGEDDSLFADLGELPECSVVFRRGTIEKEEERRRISVAPWCGTSG from the exons ATGGACGGCAAGATCGTTTCTAACAACTACCCTTTTGGAAACAACCGACATGAAAATGATCACTCGCCGGAAAACAGCGACGACTCCCCTGATCACTTCACCGCCGATACTAAGTTCTCTGCTTCCACTTCCTCCCCCAAAAGGAG TAGGCGAGCAATACAAAAAAGGGTTGTGTCAGTTCCGATCAAGGACGGGGAAGGATCGAGATTTAAAGGGGAGAGCTCACCGCCGTCTGATTCTTGGGCATGGAGGAAGTACGGCCAGAAGCCGATCAAGGGTTCTCCTTATCCAag AGGATATTACAGATGTAGTAGTTCCAAAGGTTGTCCGGCGAGGAAACAGGTGGAAAGGAGCCGTCTTGATCCAACAATGTTAGTCATCACTTATTCTTGTGAACATAATCATTCTGCCCCGACCACAAATAGAAACAGCCACCACAATTCATCAATTTCACCTGTCATCCCCGTCGCCGCCGTCGTCGCACCGCCTCCACCAGCCGCGGTTGCAGTTACAGCCGCCTCAACGGCTTCAAACAATTCGGAAAGCGAGATCTCAAACGTTTTTGTCAGTGAATTAGACACGGGTTTGGTTGAGTCAGAGGGTTTCCGTTGGTTCTCGGATTTGGAGGCGACATCGTCAGCTGGCATGTTGGAAAGTCCGATGATACTGTCGGCGGCGGACGGTGATATGGATATGGCGGCTATGATGTACTCAATGAGGGGAGGAGAAGACGATTCGCTATTTGCTGACCTGGGTGAGCTGCCGGAGTGTTCGGTCGTGTTCAGGAGAGGAACGATAGAGAAGGAAGAGGAGAGGCGGCGGATCAGTGTGGCTCCATGGTGTGGAACAAGCGGATGA